CCATTTGATTTGGTCTATGATTTCCCTTTGGCCGGGTCTgccaaacaaaaaggaaaaagcacacacagaagtcactgaatttttaattattgccAAGGAAAAGGAGGAATCCTCCAAGGGCAAGCAAAAAGACTGAACAAAAGGAGGAGTTAAAGGCTACCAATCCCCCAAATTATTGGAGTCTTTCCATGGAAAACCACTCAAATGCAAACTTACCTTCTGGATCTCTGGACAACATCAATTTGAAATCTCATAGCCGTAGAAAATGGACATAAATATCACAATGCCGAGGCAAATCAAGTACAGGATCAGGAAGATGAAACCAATGAAACAGCACGCCGACACTATCCACAGCattattactattactattatcTAAagggaaaaatacaaaacacaaATGTATTTTCCTGGGGAATACTTTTGACACGCACTCGATCCCGACACGAGTACACtttgaatggaaatgtttCCATAGAACgacaaatttttattgacaTTTGCTCGTATGATTTGTGTCCCCCTGCctacaaaaacgaaacgacTATTCCTACACATTCCTTTCTTAGAAAATGTCAAAGGAAGCCCAAGGTACAGTTTGCCCCAAGAACCATAGTGCTTCGGATCAGCAGAGTAGGACCCCCAGGGATGCATTCTCTAACAGATATGTTGCAGTTACATCTACGTGGCCATGGACCCGATCCCGAGCTGTGGCAAGTCAATTAGCCTTACTAACACACTCCCACGCCacatagtttattttttttttttcggcgcTTTCTGCTGCTCggtctctgcttctgctctgaAATGAAAACTGCAGCGAAAGTCTGGGCATGGAAAAAAGCGAAACTCTTTGCAGGCATCCCGAAAAGTGCAGCCCTGCACGGAGTTGGAGtttctgttctctctctctctctctctctctgtctgtatgTGTCTCTCCCTtgcagacacacagacagagtcCCAGACGGGGGAGAGTCAGACAGTTGGCGAATTTCACTGGAGTTTGGAAGCTTCTAGTGTCTGGACTGCCTCCACAAACCACTCCGGATTCAGTCCATGCCCACCCTTGTGGAGTCCGGAGCCCTGTGTCCAGACTGGGTGTTGCCACACACAGCCACTGAAAAAGGAGCAAATCGTACAACTTCTCCCCCAAAGCGCAATGGGTCAGTGTACAATTATGTTGTCGGacaaaaaatatgcataaaggGAGCATATTTGGGGATATGTGTGATGGAATTCGTAGATACAGAAAGGAAAGATCTCCCGCACGAAGGGATATCTAACCGTTTATTGCGGTTGGTCTCTAGACATGGAGGATATTGATGGTATCGAGGGTGGCAGTATCCTGAAGTAGCCATCTGCCATGTAGATACGCGGATAGTCCGGCCCGCTGCCATCCGGATTGGTCTTCCAGGTGATGGTCAGACAGGGCTCCCCCGCCTTGGCCTTCCTCGGTATCGCGATGTGGTAGTTCTGTGCATCCTCCGCGCTCACATTGTTCTCgatgagcagcagctggcgatCGATTGTCCGCGGCTGATGCTCCGGCGGTGTCACTGGAAACAGGCTGGGTTGTAGCGAATGGCATTTTCATGGGATCCGTCTACGAGTAGAGTTCAACTTACATGGCTGGCTCCACGCGCAGGCAATCAGCAGCGCACAGAATGCCAGCAGCTTGTGCAATGCCTCTGATttcataattatttatatgtgtggaaatataaacaaatactGACTGGGCTGTGGCTTGGGCTATGGCTTGGCTCCCTATACTAGATGCACGGCTATTATCAATTCTTAATCGACGgccgaagacgacgacgacgacgagagCTACGACGACTTGGCGGTACGCGTTCTCAGCTCAAACTGTGCGATCATCTGAGCAGCTTCTGCCGCCGAGGCGAGACTCTCCCCAGCCTCTGTGGGTCCATCACCTGCACAGCGGGGCCGTCCCCCTTTCTGAATGAATCAAGCAAGCCCTGAGCCGCGACGATTTGTAAACAATGGCTCTATCAGAGTGCCGAGCTGATAAGTTTCGGGCGAACAAAGGAAAAAGTCTTTCAATCGCCGCTCTTGGGGTCATCGATTGCTCCAGCCCACAATCGTAATTCAcagaaatacatttttattgatGGCCTGCAACTTCAAAACCCGGTAATCGTAGATCCCCAGAGCAGATTCTACGCGAATAGTAGAACTATATTTGGGCAGCTCTTACAACATCAGAGTCGACCCGTCCATTGCCCTACATTTATGGCTATAAAATGATTACTAGCAATGCTCCTATGATACCCAGGCCAGTACTGAAATATTCAGTAAACATCTTGCATTGGGCTAGCCGCCTGAAGATACCTTTTCAGACAGACGATGGGACGATAGGGATGTTGAATATATTATGGTTATATCAACGGACCTGTTCTTCTGAACTTTTGAAGCTCTCCAATTTGAACGTTTGTGGTTCAACGGATCATTCTTTTGTTATAATTCATATATGTATCCAAAGCTGCCTTCTACATGCTACCAGCGCCATCTGTTAATAGTTACATGAATCAAAATAACCACGACTGCTTACAAGCAGAACACTGTAAGAATGAAGTGAACTGCTTGTTCTCCAGGCTCCCGATGGCTACAGTACACTGCATTAGTTCCGAAGAAAAGCGTCCATGGCGCTTTGGGTTCAGAACACGCCACCACTAGCTATCTGTTATCGCGCAGTCCATGGAAGGACGGCCATCTCAATTGcggaacaaacaaaaaacagaacagcTGTGGAACGTAATCTTGAACACTTTAGGACCATCAAAGCCCAATCTCGTTGGGCCGCCAGGATAGTCCGCCCAACAGCCCCAGCCACGCGGGAGAAAAAGCGGATCGGTGTCCTCTGGTGTCTCCATGAACTTATACGCATGGGTCAAGGGGATGGCGTGCCCGTTATATTCAACATGTGCTGCCCTCAGGCTTCTTTTTGCTTCACATTTATTATGGGAACCACCGAAGGAATAGGCAAGGAATATGCCAGAGAGTCCTTCAGGGTGATTGCATTCAACCTCAACACAGATCAATATCCGCCTTCAACTAAAGCAacattcatatacatatatttaattctTTGTTTTAGAGATGCAATATGAAAAAAAGATCAAATGGAGAGAAGGAGctccagctggagctggccggAATATTGGGTACATCTCTCTTCACTGTAAGCCCGAAAACTTTGAAGAAGTGAGCCCCGATCTGTGGATCTGATTGGTTCTGCGTTCATGCTCAACCGGAAGCTACTGCCCAAGATGGAGGCCGCGCGTCCAGGGGCATCGTCAATCTCAGCCTATAGTCTATGGTTCTGGCAAGACCGTCATGGCGTATTTCTCCAGGGCCCTGAAGCTAGAGGTGCCACCCCACAATATCGATGTACAGCGGATGTTTCCAGGCCTCGTGGATACCATTATTAAAGCCTACTGGCGGCCTGATGTGCCCCACTGCCTAGGCGTAATCCCGAGACGTCGTCTTTACCCTGGGCAAGACGAGC
The sequence above is a segment of the Drosophila pseudoobscura strain MV-25-SWS-2005 chromosome X, UCI_Dpse_MV25, whole genome shotgun sequence genome. Coding sequences within it:
- the LOC6900804 gene encoding uncharacterized protein, translating into MKSEALHKLLAFCALLIACAWSQPLTPPEHQPRTIDRQLLLIENNVSAEDAQNYHIAIPRKAKAGEPCLTITWKTNPDGSGPDYPRIYMADGYFRILPPSIPSISSMSRDQPQ